A portion of the Candidatus Methylomirabilota bacterium genome contains these proteins:
- a CDS encoding efflux RND transporter permease subunit encodes MAAIVIFGLMAYQRLPVNDLPNVDFPTIQVTAQLPGASPETMASAVATPLERQFTTIAGIDAMTSTSARGVAQITIQFTLDRDIDAAAQDVQAAISKAAPLLPPGMPTPPTYQKVNPADQPVLYMALSSPTLPLYTVDEYAQTNLAQRISTIAGVAQVTVFGSQKYAVRVQVDPRALAARGIGIDEVEQAIARANVNKPTGTLYGPHQAVNVQSTGQLTNAAAYRPLIVAYRNGSPVRLEELGRVIDDVQTDKVASWFNDDRAVVLAVQRQPGTNTIEVVDGIRKLLPVFQTQLPASVKLTVVYDRSVAIRQSVHDVQFTLVLTIVLVVMVIFLFLRNLSATIIPSLAVPLSIIGTFAAMYLFGLSIDIISLMALTLCVGFVVDDAVVMLENIVRHMELGESRLEAALNGAREIGFTIVSMTVSLAAVFIPVLFMGGVVGRLLNEFAVVIGVAVIVSGVVSLTLTPMLCSRYLRPPHDGGSRLYRASERFFAGMLKTYDGSLQWVLRHRRTTMAVLGLTLVLTAYLFVAIPKGFIPTEDNNTIFAFTEAAQDVSFEAMMAHQRAVADVIRQQPYVEQFMSFIGASGSSTSLNTGRIFVRLKPRSERAPVEELIADLRPKLAAIPGIRVYPQVLPTIRIGGHLTKAVYQYTLQGADLEELHHWAPRLHERLRQLPALQDVNTDLQITSPQIVVNIDRDRSSALGVTADQIESALGAAYGSRQVSTIYTPSNQYWVILEVDPQYQQDATALARLNVRSSNGRLVPLEAVTRLTPGLGPLVVTHLGQLPSVTISFNTRPGVSLSDAVKQVEAVQRELRVPATLNATFQGTAQAFQDSLRGQGMLLLITVLVIYLILGILYESFIHPLTILSG; translated from the coding sequence ATGGCGGCCATCGTGATCTTCGGGCTCATGGCCTACCAGCGCCTGCCCGTCAACGATCTGCCCAACGTCGATTTTCCGACCATCCAGGTCACCGCCCAGTTGCCGGGAGCCAGCCCCGAGACCATGGCCTCGGCGGTCGCCACGCCGCTGGAGCGGCAGTTCACCACGATCGCCGGCATCGACGCGATGACGTCGACGAGCGCCCGCGGCGTGGCCCAGATCACCATCCAGTTCACGCTGGACCGCGACATCGACGCCGCCGCCCAGGACGTGCAGGCAGCCATCAGCAAGGCGGCGCCGCTGCTGCCGCCGGGCATGCCGACGCCGCCCACGTATCAGAAGGTCAACCCGGCGGATCAACCGGTCCTCTATATGGCGCTCAGCTCGCCCACCTTGCCCCTGTACACGGTGGACGAGTACGCGCAGACCAACCTGGCCCAGCGGATCTCGACCATCGCCGGCGTCGCCCAGGTGACGGTGTTCGGCTCCCAGAAGTACGCCGTGCGCGTGCAGGTCGACCCCCGGGCGCTGGCCGCCCGCGGCATCGGCATCGACGAGGTCGAGCAGGCCATCGCCCGCGCCAACGTGAACAAGCCCACCGGCACGCTCTACGGCCCCCACCAGGCCGTCAACGTGCAGTCCACGGGGCAGCTCACCAACGCGGCGGCCTACCGCCCGCTCATCGTGGCCTACCGCAACGGCTCGCCGGTGCGGCTGGAGGAGCTGGGCCGCGTCATCGACGACGTTCAGACGGACAAGGTAGCCAGCTGGTTCAACGACGACCGGGCCGTGGTCCTGGCCGTCCAGCGCCAGCCGGGGACGAACACCATCGAGGTAGTCGACGGCATCCGCAAGCTCCTGCCCGTGTTCCAGACCCAGCTGCCGGCTTCCGTCAAGCTGACGGTGGTCTACGACCGCTCGGTGGCCATCCGGCAGTCGGTGCACGACGTGCAGTTCACGCTGGTCCTGACCATTGTCCTGGTCGTGATGGTGATCTTCCTCTTCCTGCGCAACCTTTCCGCCACCATCATCCCCAGCCTGGCCGTGCCGCTCTCGATCATCGGCACGTTCGCCGCCATGTACCTGTTCGGGCTGTCGATCGACATCATCTCGCTCATGGCCCTGACCCTGTGCGTGGGCTTCGTGGTCGACGACGCCGTGGTCATGCTGGAGAACATCGTCCGCCACATGGAGCTGGGCGAGAGTCGGCTGGAGGCCGCCCTCAACGGGGCGCGGGAAATCGGCTTCACCATCGTCTCCATGACCGTGTCCCTGGCCGCCGTCTTCATCCCGGTGCTGTTCATGGGCGGCGTGGTGGGACGGCTGCTCAACGAGTTCGCCGTCGTCATCGGCGTGGCGGTGATCGTGTCCGGGGTGGTGTCCCTGACGCTCACGCCCATGCTGTGCAGCCGCTACCTCCGCCCGCCCCACGACGGGGGCAGCCGGCTGTACCGGGCGTCCGAGCGCTTCTTCGCGGGGATGCTGAAGACCTACGACGGATCGCTGCAGTGGGTGCTGCGCCACCGTCGCACGACCATGGCCGTCCTCGGGCTCACGCTCGTGCTCACCGCGTACCTGTTCGTGGCCATTCCCAAGGGTTTCATCCCCACCGAGGACAACAACACGATCTTCGCGTTCACCGAGGCCGCCCAGGACGTGTCGTTCGAAGCGATGATGGCCCACCAGCGCGCGGTGGCCGACGTCATCCGGCAACAGCCGTACGTGGAGCAGTTCATGTCCTTCATCGGGGCCAGCGGCTCCAGCACCTCCTTGAACACGGGCCGGATCTTCGTCCGGCTCAAGCCCCGGTCCGAGCGCGCGCCGGTGGAGGAGCTGATCGCCGACCTGCGGCCCAAGCTGGCGGCGATCCCCGGCATCCGCGTGTATCCCCAGGTGCTGCCCACCATCCGCATCGGAGGCCACCTCACCAAGGCCGTCTACCAGTACACGCTGCAGGGGGCCGACCTGGAGGAGTTGCACCACTGGGCACCGCGCCTCCACGAGCGACTCCGCCAGCTCCCGGCGCTGCAGGACGTCAACACGGACCTTCAGATCACCAGCCCTCAGATCGTCGTCAACATCGACCGTGACCGGTCCTCGGCGCTCGGGGTGACGGCCGACCAGATCGAGAGCGCGTTGGGCGCCGCCTACGGCTCCCGCCAGGTCTCGACCATCTACACCCCGTCCAACCAGTACTGGGTCATCCTGGAGGTCGATCCGCAGTACCAGCAGGACGCCACCGCGCTGGCCCGGCTCAACGTGCGGTCGAGCAACGGCCGGCTGGTGCCGCTCGAGGCCGTCACCCGGCTCACGCCGGGCCTGGGGCCGCTGGTGGTGACGCACCTGGGTCAGCTGCCCTCGGTGACGATCTCCTTCAACACGAGGCCGGGCGTGTCGCTGAGCGACGCCGTGAAGCAGGTGGAGGCGGTGCAGCGGGAGCTGCGGGTGCCGGCGACGCTGAACGCGACCTTCCAGGGCACGGCCCAGGCCTTCCAGGATTCGCTGCGCGGGCAGGGGATGCTGCTCCTGATCACCGTCCTCGTGATCTACCTGATCCTCGGCATCCTCTACGAGAGCTTCATCCACCCGCTCACGATCCTGTCGGG
- a CDS encoding efflux RND transporter periplasmic adaptor subunit produces MSRRLAALVLALASLTTSACSDRAGEAQSRPAAPPPVPVGVATAERKAVPLQVSTVGNVQPYTMVSVRPQVAGQITEVHFKEGQEVKRGDLLFTIDPRPFQAAERQALANVAKDTAQLRQAEAALGQRQAEVTQALANLERDLAQLEMARVQDERYRELVQRELVAREQYDQVRTNLAAVQATVQADRAAVENARASARAAEAMMENARAAIKANEAMVETVRLQLAYTTIRAPMDGRTGNLLVQAGSVVKANEGDLVVIAQIRPIYVSFAVPEQYLSAIGRFQAAGGLKVEAVLDGGQRRAVGALTFLNNTVDPTTGTIQLKATFPNTDNALWPGRFVDVALTLSTEQAVVVPAQAVQPGQRGPFVFVVKPDLTVESRPVKPGRRLAGELVIEEGLTDGEQVVTDGHLRLVPGARVEIKSPRPS; encoded by the coding sequence ATGAGCCGGCGGCTGGCGGCGCTGGTGCTGGCCCTGGCCAGCCTGACGACGAGCGCGTGCTCCGACCGCGCCGGCGAGGCCCAGAGCCGCCCGGCCGCGCCGCCGCCGGTGCCGGTGGGCGTGGCCACCGCGGAGCGCAAGGCGGTGCCGCTTCAGGTTTCGACGGTCGGCAACGTCCAGCCCTACACGATGGTCAGCGTGCGGCCGCAGGTGGCGGGGCAGATCACCGAGGTGCACTTCAAAGAGGGGCAGGAGGTCAAGCGCGGCGATCTGCTGTTCACCATCGATCCGCGGCCGTTTCAGGCCGCCGAACGGCAGGCCCTCGCGAACGTCGCCAAGGACACGGCCCAGCTCCGCCAGGCCGAGGCGGCGCTGGGGCAACGGCAGGCCGAGGTGACGCAGGCGCTGGCCAACCTCGAGCGCGACCTGGCCCAGCTCGAGATGGCGCGGGTGCAGGACGAGCGCTACCGCGAGCTCGTGCAGCGCGAGCTCGTCGCCCGCGAGCAGTACGACCAGGTGCGGACGAATCTGGCCGCGGTGCAGGCCACCGTCCAGGCCGACCGGGCCGCCGTGGAAAACGCCCGGGCCTCGGCGCGCGCCGCCGAAGCGATGATGGAGAACGCCCGGGCCGCCATCAAGGCCAACGAGGCGATGGTGGAGACGGTGCGGCTGCAGCTGGCCTACACGACGATCCGCGCCCCCATGGATGGCCGCACGGGCAACCTGCTCGTCCAGGCCGGCAGCGTCGTCAAGGCCAACGAGGGGGACCTGGTGGTGATCGCGCAGATCCGGCCGATCTACGTGTCGTTCGCAGTACCCGAGCAGTACCTCTCGGCGATCGGGCGGTTCCAGGCGGCGGGCGGTCTCAAGGTCGAGGCCGTGCTCGACGGCGGGCAGCGCCGCGCCGTGGGGGCCCTGACCTTCCTGAACAACACGGTGGATCCGACCACGGGCACCATCCAGCTCAAGGCCACCTTCCCCAACACCGACAACGCCCTCTGGCCCGGGCGGTTCGTCGACGTGGCGCTCACGCTGTCGACGGAACAGGCCGTCGTCGTGCCGGCGCAGGCGGTGCAGCCCGGGCAGCGCGGGCCCTTCGTCTTCGTGGTGAAGCCCGACCTCACGGTGGAGTCGCGGCCGGTCAAGCCGGGGCGGCGCCTGGCCGGGGAGCTCGTCATCGAGGAGGGCCTCACCGACGGCGAGCAGGTCGTCACCGACGGCCACCTCCGTCTCGTCCCGGGCGCCCGCGTGGAGATCAAGTCCCCGAGGCCCTCGTGA
- a CDS encoding MarR family transcriptional regulator, with protein MSRRLRSRSAEAQRLLDLLNALGSTTFRQLLWQRASELDLTYAQSQVLFYVADHPGCPMGEVAKAFGVTLPAITHIVDRLEQKQFMHRGDHPADRRVYVLELTREGKALVDELHAIRMRALERVLVRMSVDDRERVLRGLEALVDAAAEAARS; from the coding sequence ATGTCCCGACGTCTCCGGAGCCGGTCGGCCGAGGCCCAGCGGTTGCTCGACCTGCTGAACGCCCTGGGCAGCACCACGTTCCGGCAGCTCCTCTGGCAGCGGGCCTCCGAGCTCGACCTCACGTACGCGCAGTCGCAGGTCTTGTTCTACGTCGCGGATCACCCGGGCTGTCCGATGGGCGAAGTGGCCAAGGCCTTCGGGGTCACGCTGCCCGCCATCACCCACATCGTCGATCGGCTGGAGCAGAAGCAGTTCATGCACCGGGGCGATCATCCGGCCGATCGGCGGGTGTACGTGCTCGAGCTCACCCGAGAGGGCAAGGCCCTGGTGGACGAGCTGCACGCCATCCGCATGCGCGCCCTCGAGCGCGTCCTCGTCCGCATGTCGGTGGACGACCGGGAGCGGGTGCTCCGCGGCCTGGAGGCCCTGGTGGACGCGGCGGCCGAGGCCGCCCGGTCATGA
- a CDS encoding SBBP repeat-containing protein, which produces MRWTCLGAGLAAAVLAAPAAGAAAPPRPIVFEANQGQADPRVKFLSRGPGYAIFATDTEVVLADRRAGQVVRVRLQGARGNPQIVGLGPLPGRSHYFIGRNPARWRTNVPTYAGVAYRDAYPGIDARYKADKGSRIEQEFIVRPGADPSAIGLEFEGVQTTSVDEAGDLVLATAGRELRLSRPIAYQEIDGTQRRILAAWSVRGPAHAGFVLGPHDRSHPLVIDPIIAWATLLGGGNDDQAFGVDTDVVGNVFVAGDTASVDFPVVGTSAPVGGIDAFVTKLDVNGQVLLYSAYIGGTGTDGSRGVAVDGSGNAYVSGFTDSDDFPTTAAGFQALPQGDFDAFVVKLDPTGLIAYATFLGGTGTDTAFGIAVDSHGRAHVTGGTRSLDFPRANALQFDPGGGICGSPPVDCRDVFVTRLSAAGDVLEYSTFLGGSSDDVANAIALDGNGNAYVTGFTLSSDFPTTLGSLQPLPGPGIEAFVARVDADAGLGWATYLGGAGADIGNGIAVGAAGSPHVVGSTTSTNFPATGGDVFSGLTEGFAVELDATGSTVAWSRNLESAIPTAVALDAGADVQLVANQLACTDPQLTPPGCPESHVDVVVDKRSGLNGDRLDVIKFGGSGNLAAGQDFGQAITVGVGSVWVAGLTMATNFPATPGAVQTGNQGGADAFVVRLTDLAAPVPVEEDDDCFIATAAFGSPLAAEVQTLRQFRDRVLQTNVVGRVLVRAYYRLSPPVARAVTSAPVLAAAVRGLLQPVARGAGLALDRPGLAAALTALGLVALVGLGTRAAIGSRRLTTAVIVLGLAGCALVTGALFFGRSGPPPARRHEAQPAGVPIVTSHPTQDAAARASKLGPSARRPVASPVATATPPAIRDLAALADNDLAVTLLNPLAPRPARRWQVTSDFIEGVLGPEGFTVTAPRLAGRLGIRAGDVIVSIDDHPPTGLLAVVLPLQRDPDRATVVVEIDRGSHRLVQSYRVR; this is translated from the coding sequence ATGCGGTGGACCTGCCTCGGTGCAGGACTGGCGGCTGCAGTGCTCGCGGCTCCCGCCGCCGGCGCCGCGGCACCTCCCCGGCCGATCGTCTTCGAGGCCAACCAGGGACAGGCTGATCCCCGTGTAAAGTTCCTCTCACGCGGTCCCGGCTACGCGATCTTCGCGACCGACACCGAAGTGGTCCTGGCCGACCGGCGCGCAGGTCAGGTGGTCCGGGTTCGCCTTCAGGGAGCGCGCGGCAATCCGCAGATCGTCGGCCTGGGACCCCTGCCCGGCCGGAGCCACTATTTCATCGGCCGGAATCCCGCGCGCTGGCGCACGAATGTACCGACCTACGCCGGGGTCGCCTATCGCGATGCCTACCCCGGAATCGACGCCCGTTACAAGGCGGACAAGGGGTCGCGGATCGAGCAGGAGTTCATCGTCCGGCCCGGCGCGGATCCGTCGGCCATCGGGTTGGAGTTCGAAGGCGTCCAGACGACGAGCGTCGACGAGGCCGGTGATCTGGTTTTGGCCACGGCAGGGCGCGAGCTGCGGCTCAGCCGGCCAATCGCTTACCAGGAGATCGACGGGACGCAGCGCCGGATCCTGGCGGCCTGGAGCGTGCGCGGACCCGCGCATGCAGGCTTCGTGCTGGGACCGCACGATCGCTCGCATCCGCTGGTCATCGATCCAATCATCGCGTGGGCGACCCTCCTCGGAGGCGGCAACGACGACCAGGCCTTCGGCGTGGACACGGACGTCGTGGGCAACGTCTTCGTGGCCGGGGATACGGCCTCGGTCGACTTCCCGGTCGTCGGCACGTCCGCGCCGGTCGGTGGGATCGACGCGTTCGTCACCAAGCTCGACGTCAACGGCCAGGTCCTGCTCTACTCGGCATACATCGGTGGCACGGGGACCGACGGCAGCCGGGGCGTCGCCGTGGATGGCAGCGGCAACGCCTACGTGTCCGGGTTCACGGACTCGGACGACTTCCCCACTACGGCGGCCGGCTTTCAGGCGCTGCCCCAGGGCGACTTCGATGCCTTCGTGGTCAAGTTGGATCCCACCGGCCTCATCGCGTATGCCACGTTCCTGGGGGGCACCGGTACCGACACCGCCTTCGGCATCGCCGTCGACAGCCACGGCCGCGCCCACGTCACCGGCGGGACCCGGTCGCTCGATTTTCCCCGGGCGAACGCGCTGCAGTTCGATCCCGGTGGCGGCATCTGCGGCAGCCCGCCCGTCGATTGTCGCGACGTCTTCGTCACCCGCCTGAGCGCGGCGGGGGACGTCCTCGAGTACTCCACCTTCCTGGGCGGCAGCAGCGACGACGTCGCCAACGCCATCGCGCTGGACGGCAACGGCAATGCCTACGTGACCGGCTTCACCCTGTCGTCGGATTTCCCGACCACCCTCGGCAGCCTGCAGCCCTTGCCCGGGCCCGGGATCGAGGCGTTCGTCGCGCGCGTGGACGCCGACGCCGGCCTGGGCTGGGCCACCTACCTGGGGGGCGCCGGCGCGGACATCGGCAACGGGATCGCCGTCGGCGCCGCGGGCAGTCCGCACGTCGTGGGCAGCACGACCTCGACGAACTTCCCCGCGACCGGGGGCGACGTGTTCAGCGGCCTCACCGAGGGCTTCGCCGTCGAGCTGGACGCGACCGGCAGCACCGTCGCCTGGTCCCGAAACTTGGAAAGCGCCATCCCCACGGCGGTCGCCCTCGACGCCGGCGCCGATGTCCAGCTCGTCGCCAACCAGCTCGCGTGCACCGACCCCCAGCTCACGCCCCCGGGATGTCCGGAGTCGCATGTCGACGTCGTGGTCGACAAGCGCAGCGGCCTCAACGGCGACCGCCTCGACGTCATCAAATTCGGGGGATCGGGGAACCTCGCCGCCGGCCAGGATTTCGGTCAGGCCATCACCGTGGGCGTCGGCAGCGTGTGGGTCGCCGGCTTGACCATGGCGACTAATTTCCCGGCCACGCCGGGCGCGGTTCAGACCGGCAATCAGGGCGGAGCGGATGCCTTCGTGGTCCGGCTCACCGACCTGGCCGCGCCCGTCCCTGTAGAGGAGGACGACGACTGCTTCATCGCCACCGCGGCCTTCGGCTCGCCGCTGGCCGCCGAGGTGCAGACGCTGCGGCAGTTCCGCGACCGGGTGCTCCAGACCAACGTCGTGGGACGGGTCCTGGTCCGGGCCTACTACCGGCTGAGCCCGCCGGTGGCGCGTGCCGTCACGAGCGCGCCCGTCCTGGCCGCGGCGGTGCGTGGTCTGCTCCAGCCGGTCGCCCGCGGCGCCGGCCTCGCGCTCGACCGTCCCGGGCTCGCGGCGGCGCTGACGGCGCTGGGGCTCGTCGCGCTGGTGGGCCTGGGGACGAGAGCCGCCATCGGATCGCGGCGACTCACGACCGCGGTGATCGTCCTGGGGCTGGCGGGCTGCGCGCTGGTGACCGGCGCGCTCTTCTTCGGGCGCAGCGGGCCGCCGCCTGCCCGGAGGCACGAGGCGCAACCAGCCGGGGTACCGATCGTCACGAGCCACCCCACGCAGGACGCTGCGGCGAGGGCGAGCAAGCTCGGGCCCTCCGCTCGCCGACCGGTTGCCAGCCCGGTGGCCACCGCGACACCGCCGGCGATTCGCGATCTTGCCGCGCTCGCCGACAACGACCTTGCCGTGACGCTCCTCAATCCGCTGGCGCCGCGGCCCGCGCGACGCTGGCAAGTCACCTCCGACTTCATCGAGGGCGTGCTCGGCCCGGAGGGCTTCACGGTCACGGCGCCCCGCCTGGCCGGCCGGCTGGGCATCCGGGCCGGCGACGTGATCGTCAGCATCGACGATCATCCGCCCACGGGCCTGCTGGCCGTCGTCCTGCCGCTGCAGCGCGATCCCGACCGGGCCACGGTCGTCGTCGAGATCGACCGCGGAAGCCACCGGCTGGTCCAGTCGTACCGGGTGCGCTGA
- a CDS encoding peptidyl-alpha-hydroxyglycine alpha-amidating lyase family protein, which produces MAYGVVEGWEQLPAGWEHRDVAGVAVDGEDRVYLICRGDHPVIVYDSKGNFLRSWGEGEFTLRTHGITVGPDGTIYCADDGNHTVRQFTPSGKLLMTLGTMNTPSDTGYDGKNTATATRPGGPFNRPTNLAVGPQGDLYVSDGYGNCRVHRFSPTGELKRSWGVAGAGPGEFYLPHGIAVAADGRVFVCDRENDRIQIFDPDGQYLSEWTDTRRPTHLVFDAQGRAYVSELWWQPGQTSRRYGPAGETRSGRVSVFDRDGRLLARWGGPDPVAAGSFAAPHGIAVDSRGDVYVSEVTWTFAGSRGHVPAGCHTFQKFAPRS; this is translated from the coding sequence ATGGCGTACGGGGTCGTCGAGGGGTGGGAGCAGCTCCCCGCCGGCTGGGAACACCGCGACGTGGCCGGCGTGGCCGTGGACGGCGAGGATCGGGTCTACCTGATCTGTCGGGGGGATCACCCGGTCATCGTCTACGACAGCAAGGGCAACTTCCTCCGCTCGTGGGGCGAGGGCGAGTTCACCCTGCGCACGCACGGCATCACGGTCGGCCCCGACGGCACGATCTACTGCGCGGACGACGGCAATCACACGGTGCGGCAGTTCACCCCGAGCGGCAAGCTGCTGATGACCCTGGGCACCATGAACACGCCGTCCGACACCGGCTACGACGGCAAGAACACGGCCACGGCGACGCGGCCCGGCGGCCCCTTCAACCGGCCGACCAACCTGGCCGTCGGCCCCCAGGGCGATCTCTACGTCTCCGACGGTTACGGCAACTGCCGCGTGCACCGGTTCTCGCCCACCGGCGAGCTGAAGCGCTCGTGGGGCGTGGCCGGCGCCGGGCCCGGCGAGTTCTACCTGCCTCACGGCATCGCCGTGGCGGCGGACGGCCGGGTGTTCGTGTGTGACCGGGAGAACGACCGCATCCAGATCTTCGACCCCGACGGCCAGTACCTGAGCGAGTGGACCGATACCCGGCGCCCGACTCACCTGGTGTTCGACGCCCAGGGCCGGGCCTACGTCTCGGAGCTGTGGTGGCAGCCGGGCCAGACTTCCCGCCGCTATGGGCCGGCCGGAGAGACGCGCTCGGGCCGGGTCAGCGTGTTCGACCGCGACGGCCGGCTCCTCGCGCGCTGGGGCGGTCCCGATCCCGTCGCGGCCGGCAGCTTCGCGGCCCCGCACGGGATCGCCGTGGATTCGCGGGGCGACGTCTACGTGAGCGAGGTCACCTGGACGTTCGCCGGCAGCCGCGGCCACGTCCCGGCGGGTTGTCACACGTTCCAGAAGTTCGCGCCGAGATCCTGA
- a CDS encoding SDR family oxidoreductase — protein sequence MPDQLRGRVALITGASRNIGRAVALAYAAEGADLVLNTRVNREELEGVAEECRKRGARVVPVLGDVADAVAVEAMVKEGLAALGAIDVLVCNAAIRPHKAIMETSLEDWHRVLGVDLHSAFYLARAVVPGMIERRRGSIIALGGMSALTGRPNTTAVTTAKTGLLGLVRALAAELGSFGIRANMVIPGFIDTERRYAEWYPEFRQAPPGAPAQLKQIPLGRLGRPEDIAEACLFLASDASAYITGDTIRVMGGRIIG from the coding sequence GTGCCCGATCAGCTGCGGGGCCGCGTCGCCCTCATCACCGGAGCCAGCCGCAACATCGGTCGCGCCGTCGCGCTGGCGTACGCCGCCGAGGGGGCGGACCTCGTCCTGAACACGCGCGTCAACCGCGAGGAGCTGGAGGGCGTCGCCGAGGAGTGCCGCAAGCGGGGCGCGCGGGTGGTCCCCGTGCTGGGCGACGTGGCCGACGCGGTCGCGGTGGAGGCGATGGTCAAGGAGGGCCTCGCCGCGCTGGGCGCCATCGACGTCCTGGTCTGCAACGCGGCCATCCGGCCCCACAAGGCCATCATGGAGACGTCGCTCGAAGACTGGCATCGCGTCCTCGGCGTCGACCTGCACTCGGCGTTCTACCTGGCCCGGGCCGTCGTCCCCGGCATGATCGAGCGCCGCCGGGGCTCCATCATCGCGCTGGGGGGAATGTCGGCGCTGACCGGGCGGCCGAACACGACGGCGGTCACCACGGCCAAGACGGGGCTCCTCGGCCTGGTGCGGGCGCTGGCGGCCGAGCTGGGGTCCTTCGGCATCCGCGCCAACATGGTGATCCCCGGGTTCATCGACACCGAGCGGCGCTACGCCGAGTGGTATCCCGAATTCCGCCAGGCCCCGCCCGGCGCGCCCGCGCAGCTCAAGCAGATCCCGCTGGGACGGCTGGGCCGCCCCGAGGACATCGCCGAGGCCTGCCTGTTCCTGGCCTCCGACGCCTCCGCCTACATCACCGGCGACACCATCCGCGTGATGGGCGGACGCATCATCGGCTGA
- a CDS encoding SDR family oxidoreductase yields the protein MASPERIAVVTGAGSGIGKATALALLREGWAVVLAGRRKELLEAVATEGRPGRTLVMPTDVGDPAAVLALFERTREVFGRLDLLFNNAGTGAPPVPLEELTYEQWKVVVDANLTGPFLCTQEAFKIMKSQTPRGGRIINNGSISAHAPRPNSAPYTATKHGITGLTKSTSLDGRKYDIACGQIDIGNADTPLAAKMKTGMPQAHGAIVPEPTMDVQHVARAVVYMASLPLDANVQFLTVMATKMPFIGRG from the coding sequence ATGGCTTCACCCGAGCGCATCGCGGTGGTCACCGGCGCGGGCTCCGGCATCGGCAAGGCCACCGCGCTCGCCCTGCTGCGCGAGGGGTGGGCGGTCGTGCTGGCCGGACGCCGCAAGGAGCTGCTGGAGGCCGTGGCCACGGAAGGCCGCCCCGGGCGCACGCTGGTGATGCCGACCGACGTCGGCGATCCCGCCGCCGTGCTGGCGCTGTTCGAGCGCACCCGGGAGGTCTTCGGGCGGCTCGACCTGCTGTTCAACAACGCCGGGACCGGCGCCCCGCCCGTGCCGCTGGAAGAGCTCACCTACGAGCAGTGGAAGGTGGTCGTGGACGCCAACCTCACCGGCCCGTTTCTCTGCACGCAGGAAGCCTTCAAGATCATGAAGAGCCAGACGCCGCGGGGCGGCCGTATCATCAACAACGGCTCGATCTCGGCGCACGCGCCGCGGCCGAACTCGGCCCCCTACACCGCCACCAAGCACGGCATCACCGGCCTGACCAAATCGACGTCGCTCGACGGCCGCAAGTACGACATCGCCTGCGGTCAGATCGACATCGGGAACGCCGACACCCCGCTGGCCGCCAAGATGAAGACCGGCATGCCCCAGGCTCACGGCGCCATCGTCCCCGAGCCCACCATGGACGTCCAGCACGTGGCCCGGGCGGTGGTCTACATGGCCAGCCTGCCGCTCGACGCCAACGTGCAGTTCCTCACGGTCATGGCGACGAAGATGCCGTTCATCGGCCGCGGATAG
- a CDS encoding PPOX class F420-dependent oxidoreductase, with protein MPIKSLQSVKKILEDKAYGHVVTTNPDGRPQVTMVWLDVEGDEVLFNTAEGRLKVRNLRRDPRVIVSVQDRHDPQSAIYIHGKATVTEEGADAHIDKLAKRFLGVDKYPFRRPGEKRLIVRITPERLGGYGPKMQPWT; from the coding sequence ATGCCCATCAAATCGCTGCAGTCCGTGAAGAAGATTCTGGAAGACAAGGCCTACGGCCACGTGGTCACGACCAACCCCGACGGCCGCCCCCAGGTGACGATGGTGTGGCTGGACGTCGAGGGCGACGAGGTGCTGTTCAACACCGCGGAAGGGCGGCTCAAGGTGCGGAACCTGCGGCGCGACCCTCGCGTCATCGTGTCCGTGCAGGACCGCCACGATCCGCAGTCGGCCATCTACATCCACGGTAAGGCCACGGTGACCGAGGAGGGCGCCGACGCCCACATCGACAAGCTGGCCAAGCGCTTCCTGGGTGTCGACAAGTACCCGTTCCGGCGGCCCGGAGAAAAGCGCCTGATCGTGCGGATCACGCCCGAGCGGCTCGGCGGCTACGGCCCCAAGATGCAGCCCTGGACGTAG